One window from the genome of Oryctolagus cuniculus chromosome 1, mOryCun1.1, whole genome shotgun sequence encodes:
- the LOC138847615 gene encoding uncharacterized protein: MSAPEGKRKYCHCGGAVSRASGPGGGREQGPLHPDPAGTARRLLLGGNRIHSGRAKCRCRASITGVWGPAARTATPTWRYETQRATSRPGSRGCPWLSHGHGGRPPLTLIHSFIRPASATGLFAQVRGYWLQEAALGPCAGPLGVGWPGVFGKELQREGGPSLGRVSSKPVCSLQPLAGSLVQSCTYLSSLPPFIGPHHSKVHLSIHPSIQTSVRRALAVSRASPGAAHRSSLSRDLKWDTHSAFHLPGALCRGRVPGDPSPLLRPCRCHLAPVARVPLWVEPSEARHPRGGLVQPLLGLLDPRCLRPALPGPGDALRPLPGPAPCPARICALEPNRKETRTPLSSSLPAPRPPAPPHGSGLVRPVTVTTSPGDAGGLGFGTAAEV; this comes from the exons CCACTGCGGCGGGGCTGTCTCTCGGGCTTCCGGCCCTGGGGGAGGCCGGGAGCAGGGCCCTCTCCACCCAGACCCGGCAGGAACAGCCAGGAG GCTGCTCCTCGGAGGTAACCGGATTCACTCGGGCAGAGCCAAGTGCCGGTGCCGGGCCAGCATCACAGGGGTCTGGGGGCCAGCGGCGCGCACGGCCACCCCGACCTGGAGGTATGAGACCCAGCGGGCCACCAGCCggccagggagcaggggctgtCCCTGGCTAAGTCACGGGCACGGCGGGCGGCCTCCCCtcactctcattcattcattcattcgcccTGCATCTGCCACGGGGCTGTTTGCACAGGTGAGAGGATACTGGCTCCAGGAGGCAGCACTGGGACCCTGTGCTGGACCGCTCGGCGTGGGCTGGCCTGGGGTGTTCGGGAAGGAGTTGCAGCGGGAGGGAGGCCCGTCCCTGGGCCGCGTCTCCAGCAAGCCTGTGTGCTCACTGCAGCCGTTGGCTGGGTCGCTGGTGCAGTCATGCACTTATCTGTCGTCTCTCCCTCCGTTCATCGGCCCCCACCATTCCAAggtccacctgtccatccatccatccatccagacCTCCGTCCGCAGAGCCCTGGCCGTCTCGCGTGCCTCACCAGGTGCAGCTCACAG GTCCAGCTTGTCACGGGACTTGAAGTGGGACACGCATTCTGCCTTTCATCTGCCTGGTGCTCTGTGTCGGGGGCGGGTGCCTGGGGACCCGAGCCCCTTGCTCCGGCCGTGCAGGTGTCACCTTGCACCCGTGGCGCGGGTACCTCTCTGGGTGGAGCCATCGGAGGCTCGCCACCCACGTGGAGGCCTCGTCCAGCCTCTCCTGGGGCTCCTGGACCCCAGATGCCTGCGGCCCGCGCTCCCAGGGCCAGGAGATGCCCTCCGCCCCctgccgggccccgccccctgccctgccaggaTCTGTGCACTGGAGCCAAACAGAAAGGAGACCCGGACGCCTCTGAGCTCATCTCTGCCGGCTCCCaggccgccggccccgccccacggCAG